One genomic segment of Nonomuraea coxensis DSM 45129 includes these proteins:
- a CDS encoding winged helix-turn-helix domain-containing protein, with translation MARYVEHTRSWEFDEDRSRWEQILEVLNARIDSGEWGPKFKISEVKLMEEFGVARPTIRKAMERLRSADKVYTVPNLGSFVKADSETD, from the coding sequence GTGGCCAGATATGTCGAGCACACGCGCAGCTGGGAGTTCGACGAGGATCGTTCCCGCTGGGAGCAGATCCTCGAAGTCCTCAACGCGCGCATCGACTCGGGCGAGTGGGGCCCGAAGTTCAAGATCTCCGAAGTCAAGCTCATGGAAGAGTTCGGAGTCGCCCGCCCCACCATACGCAAGGCCATGGAACGCCTCAGAAGCGCCGACAAGGTCTACACCGTGCCCAACCTGGGCAGCTTCGTGAAGGCCGACAGCGAGACCGATTAG